One window of Chryseobacterium sp. JJR-5R genomic DNA carries:
- a CDS encoding glycosyltransferase family 9 protein: MKIHKRINGVRRSVMRNLTKNIGKSNEEAGNGTAKAIKKILITRPNHRLGNLLLLTPLVQEVIATFPDSEIDLFVKGGVTPVIYKNYSNINKIIQLPKKPFKDLFKYLKGWAVIKTKNYDLVINANYGSSSGRLSTLFARSQYKMFGDLDENLSLSHPDYQHIAKNSIYNLRQYLTQMGIPVRTNEIPSLDLRLDQEELKTGKEKLYDLVKNDKKTICLFTNATGDKCYSEDWWTGFYGKLAQAFPDYNIIELLPVENISKLNFSIPSFYSTDVREMGAFIAASAVFIAADNGVMHLASASGTPTIGLFSVTNEKEYTPYSKKSFSVNTNAIDHDGITDLIRKSLNNPES, translated from the coding sequence ATGAAAATTCACAAGAGAATTAACGGGGTCAGAAGATCCGTAATGCGTAATCTGACTAAAAATATCGGAAAATCAAATGAAGAGGCAGGCAACGGAACAGCTAAGGCAATAAAGAAAATCTTAATCACCCGGCCGAATCACAGGCTGGGTAATTTATTGCTGCTTACCCCACTGGTACAGGAAGTTATCGCTACATTCCCGGACAGTGAAATTGATCTTTTTGTAAAAGGCGGCGTAACGCCCGTGATCTATAAAAACTATTCCAACATCAACAAAATCATACAGCTTCCCAAAAAGCCGTTTAAGGATCTCTTCAAATATCTTAAAGGCTGGGCAGTCATCAAAACAAAAAATTACGATCTGGTGATCAATGCCAATTACGGGTCATCATCCGGAAGGCTCTCTACGCTTTTTGCCCGGTCTCAATATAAGATGTTCGGGGATCTTGATGAGAACCTGTCCTTAAGCCATCCCGATTATCAGCATATTGCCAAAAATTCAATCTACAACCTCAGGCAGTACCTTACCCAGATGGGCATTCCGGTACGCACCAATGAAATTCCTTCGCTGGATCTTAGACTGGATCAGGAGGAACTAAAAACCGGCAAAGAAAAATTATACGATCTGGTAAAGAACGATAAAAAAACAATCTGCCTTTTTACCAATGCTACCGGAGACAAATGTTATTCGGAAGACTGGTGGACCGGATTCTACGGAAAACTGGCGCAGGCCTTCCCGGATTACAATATCATTGAACTCCTGCCTGTGGAAAACATATCGAAACTCAATTTCAGCATCCCTTCCTTCTACAGCACCGATGTCCGGGAGATGGGCGCATTTATTGCCGCCTCGGCGGTCTTTATTGCTGCAGACAACGGCGTCATGCACCTGGCAAGTGCTTCGGGAACTCCTACCATCGGACTGTTCTCAGTCACTAACGAAAAAGAATACACCCCGTACAGTAAGAAAAGCTTTTCCGTCAACACGAATGCCATTGACCATGACGGGATCACAGACCTGATCCGTAAAAGCCTGAATAATCCCGAATCTTAA
- a CDS encoding T9SS type A sorting domain-containing protein: MSVQGFLLGGYTQSEGRIETDDETFWMLYLDQNGNEQWRKHVKGEKRQREERLSDIKLNRDGSIILAGTSAEELGKENWKIVKLGDKQIDQLIKKQDIKIYPNPVSEYAYVEIGLEDGSGKFGDGKSEAEITVYDMGGRQLQSVKTKNKVTKINTQLLIQGAYLVSVKTAEGKTASAKLIKK; this comes from the coding sequence ATGTCAGTACAGGGGTTTTTATTGGGCGGCTATACCCAATCCGAGGGAAGGATCGAAACGGATGACGAGACGTTCTGGATGCTGTACCTGGACCAGAACGGAAATGAGCAGTGGCGAAAGCATGTGAAGGGAGAAAAGAGGCAACGAGAAGAGCGACTGTCAGATATTAAGCTGAACCGTGACGGCTCTATTATCCTGGCCGGAACGAGTGCAGAAGAACTCGGGAAAGAAAACTGGAAGATTGTAAAGCTTGGCGACAAGCAGATTGACCAGCTGATCAAGAAGCAGGATATTAAGATTTATCCTAACCCGGTGAGTGAGTATGCGTATGTGGAAATCGGTCTGGAGGATGGAAGCGGAAAGTTTGGTGACGGGAAATCGGAAGCGGAGATTACGGTGTATGATATGGGCGGAAGGCAGCTTCAAAGTGTAAAAACGAAGAACAAAGTGACCAAGATCAATACACAGCTGCTGATTCAGGGGGCTTATTTAGTGAGTGTAAAAACGGCTGAAGGGAAAACGGCGAGTGCGAAACTGATAAAAAAATAA
- the gntA gene encoding guanitoxin biosynthesis heme-dependent pre-guanitoxin N-hydroxylase GntA, which produces MTPITLTQNPDQAMIAEDAFKAFVDDASFPCVAAKAALSKDQMKLFVAGHIACPKDDRQILDFIYEFVDGYRSADNHFHTVCIIFPEAEGLNEALFEQFMWMRLQALSDLDAADYPYDRRVSADPQSDLFSFSLKEEAFFIIGLNPSSSRPARRFKYPALVFNPHAQFEELRELKRYDKMKNIVRKKDVALSGSINPMLQDFGAASEVYQYSGMQYNNSWKCPFIPKNI; this is translated from the coding sequence ATGACACCAATCACACTAACACAGAATCCAGATCAGGCAATGATTGCGGAAGATGCTTTTAAAGCATTTGTTGATGACGCTTCATTTCCTTGTGTAGCTGCGAAGGCTGCACTCAGCAAAGACCAGATGAAACTGTTTGTAGCAGGTCATATTGCCTGCCCGAAAGACGATCGGCAGATTCTTGATTTTATTTACGAATTTGTAGACGGATACCGCAGCGCAGACAATCATTTCCATACCGTATGTATTATCTTCCCGGAAGCGGAAGGCCTTAATGAAGCTTTATTTGAACAGTTCATGTGGATGCGCCTTCAGGCATTATCTGACCTGGATGCCGCAGATTACCCTTATGACCGCAGAGTAAGCGCAGATCCCCAATCAGATTTATTCAGTTTCAGTTTAAAGGAGGAGGCTTTTTTTATTATTGGCCTGAATCCGTCAAGCAGCCGTCCGGCAAGGCGTTTTAAATATCCTGCACTTGTATTCAATCCCCATGCCCAGTTTGAGGAACTGAGGGAGCTTAAGCGTTATGATAAAATGAAAAATATTGTACGTAAAAAAGATGTTGCCCTCAGCGGTTCCATTAATCCGATGCTTCAGGATTTCGGGGCTGCCTCTGAAGTCTATCAGTACAGCGGTATGCAATATAACAACAGCTGGAAGTGCCCTTTTATCCCTAAAAATATATGA
- the thiE gene encoding thiamine phosphate synthase yields the protein MKVNSSFPYLLYLVISEKDCLGKDFLTVAERAIIGGVDIIQLREKNDSTEVFLRKALKLKEVTDKHNIPLIINDHAEVAREAGCSGIHVGNNDTAPKILRGQPYFKDKMIGYSIEYLSQLENENTAVSDYLGISPIFSTDTKRDTVTEWGLDGLSKIRSLTHKPLIAIGNINFSNAAAVIKAGADTLAVVSAVCGAKNPEKAAYELKNEILK from the coding sequence ATGAAGGTTAATTCTTCATTCCCTTACCTCCTGTATCTGGTAATTTCAGAAAAAGACTGCCTGGGAAAAGATTTTCTGACGGTTGCAGAAAGAGCAATTATCGGAGGGGTTGATATCATTCAGCTGCGCGAAAAAAATGATTCAACCGAAGTATTTCTCCGTAAAGCCTTAAAATTAAAAGAGGTAACGGATAAACACAATATTCCGCTGATCATTAATGACCATGCTGAAGTAGCACGCGAAGCCGGATGTTCGGGAATCCATGTCGGAAATAATGATACAGCACCAAAAATACTGAGAGGCCAGCCTTATTTTAAAGATAAAATGATCGGGTATTCCATTGAGTACCTCAGCCAGCTGGAAAATGAAAATACAGCCGTATCAGATTATTTAGGCATCAGCCCCATCTTCAGTACGGATACTAAAAGAGATACCGTTACAGAGTGGGGGCTGGACGGCCTGTCGAAAATACGGTCCCTCACCCATAAGCCACTGATAGCCATCGGAAATATCAATTTTTCCAATGCAGCAGCGGTTATTAAAGCAGGAGCCGACACCTTAGCTGTAGTCTCGGCGGTCTGCGGTGCGAAAAATCCTGAGAAAGCAGCGTACGAACTTAAAAACGAAATACTGAAATGA
- the tenA gene encoding thiaminase II: MNWSESAWKHIEATYQSILQMPFIEELAYGTLPKEKFRFYMAQDSLYLEHFGRALALIAARAQDIQDTLSYLKYAETAIIVENALHESYFRDFGVTDKGIMQPACHHYVHFLKSTAALEAVEIAMAALLPCFWIYKKVGDHICSQLQSDNNPYQKWIDTYGGEDFADAVQQAISICDRAASETTPAIREKMKEAFITSSRMEYSFWEGAYDLKEWTR, from the coding sequence ATGAACTGGTCTGAATCTGCCTGGAAACATATTGAAGCTACGTACCAATCTATCCTTCAAATGCCTTTTATTGAAGAACTGGCATACGGAACCCTGCCTAAAGAAAAGTTCCGTTTTTACATGGCCCAGGATTCTTTATATCTCGAGCACTTTGGGAGGGCACTGGCATTAATTGCGGCAAGGGCACAGGATATACAGGATACACTGAGCTACCTTAAGTATGCTGAAACGGCCATTATTGTTGAAAATGCGCTTCATGAATCCTATTTCAGGGATTTCGGTGTAACTGATAAAGGGATTATGCAGCCTGCCTGCCACCATTATGTCCATTTCCTTAAAAGTACCGCGGCACTGGAGGCAGTGGAAATTGCCATGGCTGCCCTCCTCCCCTGCTTCTGGATCTATAAAAAAGTGGGCGACCATATCTGCAGCCAACTTCAGTCTGATAATAACCCATACCAAAAATGGATTGACACGTACGGAGGGGAAGACTTTGCCGATGCCGTACAGCAGGCCATCAGCATCTGTGACCGGGCTGCTTCTGAAACCACGCCCGCCATAAGGGAAAAAATGAAAGAAGCATTTATCACCTCTTCCCGTATGGAATATTCTTTCTGGGAAGGTGCTTATGATTTAAAAGAATGGACACGATAA
- a CDS encoding lipopolysaccharide kinase InaA family protein, producing MKVIFAEDVPQYKEDITAILHRFKSEGTLIGNGNRNVIKFFDLKGFTLNFKSFKQHNIINRHVYKFYRKSKARRSFEYAQMLISKNFRTPKPVAYVENHDFIGLTSSYYISEQLKDSFPLSDVLGDPSFPDRERILKEYVSLIYKLHNEGIEFIDNSPGNFLIKKENGGYEIYLVDLNRMNFYEHIEKDKRLKNFARLTNDQETIKIIAAEYAFLSGISPEYCLNTILQAINRMLLKRKIKKVLKLYKRIIKI from the coding sequence ATGAAAGTGATTTTTGCCGAAGATGTACCGCAATACAAAGAAGACATCACCGCTATTTTACACCGTTTTAAAAGCGAAGGGACCTTAATAGGAAACGGGAACCGGAATGTGATTAAATTCTTTGATCTTAAAGGCTTTACATTAAACTTCAAGTCCTTCAAGCAGCATAATATCATCAACCGCCATGTTTATAAATTCTACCGGAAATCCAAGGCCAGACGGTCTTTTGAATATGCGCAGATGCTGATCAGCAAAAATTTCCGCACCCCGAAACCTGTGGCGTATGTTGAAAACCATGATTTTATCGGCCTTACGTCCAGTTATTACATCAGTGAGCAGCTTAAAGACTCATTCCCTTTATCGGACGTTCTGGGAGACCCCTCTTTTCCTGACCGGGAAAGAATCCTTAAAGAGTATGTATCTTTAATTTATAAACTGCATAATGAAGGAATTGAATTTATTGACAATTCCCCCGGCAATTTTTTAATAAAAAAGGAAAACGGCGGTTATGAGATCTACCTAGTAGACTTGAACCGGATGAATTTTTATGAGCATATTGAAAAAGACAAACGCCTTAAAAATTTTGCAAGGCTGACGAATGACCAGGAAACCATCAAAATTATTGCTGCAGAATATGCCTTTCTGTCGGGTATTTCGCCGGAATACTGTCTGAACACAATCCTGCAGGCCATAAACAGGATGTTGTTAAAACGGAAGATCAAAAAGGTGTTAAAACTCTACAAGCGCATTATAAAAATTTAA
- the thiD gene encoding bifunctional hydroxymethylpyrimidine kinase/phosphomethylpyrimidine kinase: MKKYTYPSVMTIAGFDGSGGAGIQADIKTFSALGCYATSVLTALPVQNTTGVRKIYPIPVEAVSDQIEAVLDDIFPQAVKIGMVHTPQLVEAIVNTLGRYPKMPVVFDPVMVATSGHRLIEEETIATITEKLFPIADIITPNMDEASLLAGMDVNTLENMRVAGEKILTYGCKNILLKGGHQDSPTVTSLFFDENGKQHAFETEKLATVNTHGSGCTLSSAIAAYLARGETLYDAVALAQHYVFEAISSGKDVITGKGNGPLNHFFNPQKLIKHELV, translated from the coding sequence ATGAAAAAATACACTTATCCTTCCGTCATGACGATTGCCGGTTTTGACGGCAGCGGCGGTGCCGGGATCCAGGCCGACATCAAGACATTTTCGGCGCTCGGATGCTATGCCACATCGGTACTTACCGCCCTTCCGGTGCAGAATACCACAGGCGTGAGAAAGATATACCCTATTCCGGTAGAAGCGGTTTCGGATCAGATCGAAGCCGTGCTGGATGATATTTTTCCACAGGCCGTCAAAATCGGGATGGTGCATACCCCGCAGCTGGTGGAAGCCATTGTAAACACATTGGGCAGGTATCCGAAAATGCCTGTTGTTTTCGATCCCGTGATGGTGGCTACAAGCGGCCACCGGCTCATTGAAGAGGAGACCATCGCCACCATTACCGAAAAATTATTTCCTATTGCTGACATCATCACACCTAATATGGATGAAGCTTCCCTATTGGCCGGGATGGATGTGAACACTCTTGAAAATATGCGGGTGGCAGGAGAAAAGATCCTCACATACGGATGTAAAAATATCCTGCTGAAAGGCGGACATCAGGACTCCCCCACCGTTACTTCGTTGTTTTTTGACGAAAACGGAAAGCAGCATGCTTTCGAAACTGAAAAACTGGCAACCGTCAATACCCATGGTTCCGGCTGTACGCTTTCGTCAGCCATTGCCGCTTACCTCGCCCGGGGCGAAACATTATACGATGCGGTGGCACTGGCCCAGCACTATGTATTTGAAGCCATCAGCAGCGGAAAAGATGTCATAACCGGAAAAGGGAACGGCCCGCTGAACCACTTTTTTAACCCACAAAAATTAATCAAACATGAACTGGTCTGA
- the thiM gene encoding hydroxyethylthiazole kinase — MENTLWQYILRVRNNVPLVHNITNYVVMNTTANALLAVGASPIMAHAQSEVKDMAAMADALVINIGTVDEYWEEAMLLAAETANGLQKPWVLDPVGAGATPYRDQVLSRLLSLDPPVIRGNASEIIALAKANTTVTKGADSTATSNEAVEAAQFLADRHNAVVCISGETDLIISKNRKISLKNGHSMMAKVTGLGCTASAIIGAFLGVTENKTEAVAAAMSLLSIAGELAAEQSNGPGSLQVNILDKLYSITEEEFSDRLKLWRHEG, encoded by the coding sequence ATGGAAAATACACTCTGGCAATACATACTTCGCGTACGAAATAACGTTCCCCTTGTCCACAATATTACCAATTACGTGGTGATGAATACCACAGCCAATGCATTGCTGGCCGTTGGCGCGTCCCCGATAATGGCGCATGCACAATCAGAAGTAAAAGATATGGCAGCGATGGCCGATGCCCTGGTTATTAACATCGGTACAGTGGATGAGTACTGGGAAGAGGCTATGCTGCTTGCTGCGGAAACGGCCAACGGACTGCAGAAACCCTGGGTATTGGACCCCGTGGGCGCAGGGGCAACACCATACCGCGATCAGGTCCTGAGCAGGCTGCTGTCTTTAGACCCTCCGGTAATCCGTGGGAATGCTTCTGAAATTATCGCCCTTGCAAAGGCCAATACAACCGTTACCAAAGGGGCCGACAGTACGGCCACGAGCAATGAAGCCGTTGAGGCGGCGCAATTTCTTGCAGACCGCCATAATGCTGTAGTCTGTATTTCAGGGGAAACCGACCTCATCATCAGCAAAAACCGGAAGATCTCTTTAAAAAACGGCCATTCTATGATGGCAAAAGTCACCGGGCTCGGCTGTACGGCATCAGCCATCATCGGTGCATTCCTCGGTGTTACCGAAAATAAAACGGAAGCCGTAGCTGCTGCCATGAGCCTTTTGAGCATTGCAGGGGAACTGGCCGCTGAACAAAGCAACGGCCCCGGGAGTTTGCAGGTTAACATTCTTGATAAGCTGTATTCTATTACGGAAGAAGAATTTTCAGACCGTTTAAAACTCTGGCGTCATGAAGGTTAA
- a CDS encoding STM3941 family protein, giving the protein MSDIIFKKNKLKYLFIIILLLAILFSTLYFSTLFVLSPSKYLYTLMPNVIVFFVGILGFLGCSVLLYIIVKSIFNKEFFIRINKNGLFIGIIQYSNKLINWNDIIKIEIIEINSIQHIIIYIKNIEHYKSQEKGIQKYFFESRTKKYDTPFVINTSALSSNANDIMESIVSYWKKFK; this is encoded by the coding sequence ATGTCAGATATTATCTTTAAAAAAAATAAACTTAAATATTTATTTATTATCATATTGCTATTAGCAATATTATTCTCTACACTTTATTTTAGTACATTATTTGTGTTGAGCCCATCAAAATATTTATATACTCTTATGCCAAATGTGATAGTATTCTTTGTAGGAATACTAGGGTTTTTAGGCTGTTCTGTACTTTTATATATTATTGTTAAAAGTATTTTTAATAAGGAATTTTTTATAAGAATAAACAAGAATGGATTGTTTATAGGAATAATTCAATATTCTAATAAATTAATTAATTGGAATGATATAATTAAAATCGAAATAATCGAAATTAATAGTATTCAACATATTATTATTTATATAAAAAATATTGAGCACTATAAAAGTCAAGAGAAAGGTATTCAAAAATATTTTTTCGAATCAAGAACTAAAAAGTATGATACCCCTTTCGTAATAAATACGAGTGCTTTGTCAAGTAACGCAAATGATATTATGGAATCAATAGTTTCTTATTGGAAGAAATTTAAATAG
- a CDS encoding DUF6443 domain-containing protein, whose translation MKKHILFYCILAYNVLYSQANLPADQNYTYTKTCLTEDCSRKTETIRYTDGLARPKQIIGIKSSPSGKDVVQHIEYDPSERRIKEYLPVPQTGTQSGLYYPDPLGNASNIYGSEKIYSEIVIENSPLNRIRKKYSVGNDWAAKPVNFDYSVNENEVIRFVTDTSWESGVTKSIVSLSVPYPAHKLYKNTVTDEDGNQTIEYKNDQGLIILSKKVISASESAETYYIYNEYNQLIYVLSPLASQQLSQQTSGTIPDTILNNLSYQYKYDTKGRMVEKKVPDKETEYFVYDQQDRLIMSQDTRQKNNNEWSFVKYDKFGKVLYTGITQNADSRQKIQSDMNAAQYQFNFESRSTAAFNKDNMDVYYTNTAFPTSIKKLLTINYFDTYPVGTPGSPSQVLTQNILPDEAQADGLSTIGLPTASYINMIESSGWTRNYNWYDLKGRVVSTYSYNYLGGYTRLESQLDFAGVAQKINTIHRRQASSPVVNIKERFVYSDQNVLLKRYHQVDNNPEELLAEYHYDDKGRIDNKTVGNTLQSIDFTYDIKGLLTGINNSVIDNLPASGKLFSYDIRYQNPESSASSARYNGAISEVSWKASNINIKKRYNYTYDKLNRLTEAVYSHPIDFVPVNHFNDEKVTYDSNGNIITLKRNAKNPVSLTPQMIDELQYSYNGNRLLSVNDNYNTTGYEGGGNAIGYDVNGNMTSMPDKSIQNIGYNFLNLANSYSINKNGTQNIQYTYRSDGAKIKKAYVTNNNDGSSENTVTDYLDGFQYVLTTGATSSFMRSRTAFEPDAYILSAWEPVPAAELQFFPTAEGLYDYKTKQYIYQYKDHLGNVRISYKSNNGSPQIVDQNDYYAFGMNIVGEQKSVFNTGSYYNYKYGQKELQESGFYDFGARMYMPDLGRWNSIDPLAEHMRRHSPYNYAFNNPVNFIDPDGMKALPPQEPMQWLAPANGMFTYYASGGRGDRASILTFLGLNDQLSPIIADMGGGGGGGGSYGLTAGTPFGQTSAYRDIMNAWRNGGTAGLTNTNGRMTWWTDMSDTGVAGDIQGLSGHSIRLAEMSSPFGNSITGSFDWIQSHPREFTAIAGTVEGSSQLVSWGIRNWNAPSSIAKSRIFAETISTRLPASAQALGKFSTALKWGGRAVGAIGLANTAYQWSEGNISDARAIADGVMGVVGFFGPWGAAASLVYFGGMAIYETYYNDGKPAF comes from the coding sequence ATGAAAAAACATATATTGTTCTATTGTATATTGGCATACAATGTACTCTATTCACAAGCTAATTTACCTGCAGATCAAAACTATACCTATACAAAAACATGCCTTACAGAGGACTGTTCAAGAAAAACAGAAACGATCAGATATACTGATGGTCTGGCCAGGCCCAAGCAGATAATAGGGATTAAAAGTTCACCATCCGGAAAGGATGTAGTTCAGCATATAGAATATGACCCTTCCGAAAGAAGAATAAAAGAATACCTGCCCGTGCCACAGACGGGAACTCAAAGTGGGCTTTACTATCCGGATCCCTTGGGTAATGCTTCAAATATATACGGATCAGAAAAAATATATTCTGAGATTGTTATCGAAAATTCTCCGTTAAACCGGATCAGGAAGAAATACAGTGTAGGAAACGATTGGGCGGCTAAGCCGGTAAACTTTGATTACTCGGTAAATGAGAATGAAGTAATCCGGTTTGTTACGGATACTTCATGGGAAAGCGGAGTTACAAAATCCATCGTATCACTCAGCGTCCCTTATCCCGCACATAAGCTGTATAAAAATACGGTTACTGATGAAGATGGGAATCAAACCATTGAATATAAAAACGATCAGGGACTGATTATCCTGTCTAAAAAAGTGATCAGTGCATCTGAAAGTGCAGAAACCTATTATATTTATAATGAGTATAATCAGCTGATATATGTGCTTTCCCCATTGGCCTCACAGCAGCTTTCCCAGCAAACTTCAGGAACTATTCCTGATACTATCCTAAATAATCTTTCATATCAATATAAATATGATACGAAAGGCAGAATGGTAGAAAAGAAAGTACCGGATAAGGAAACAGAATACTTCGTATATGACCAGCAGGACAGATTGATCATGTCTCAGGATACCAGGCAAAAAAATAATAATGAATGGTCATTTGTTAAATATGATAAATTTGGGAAGGTTCTCTATACGGGGATAACACAAAATGCGGACAGCAGGCAGAAGATTCAGTCAGATATGAATGCAGCCCAGTACCAGTTCAATTTTGAAAGCAGGAGCACCGCAGCATTTAATAAGGATAATATGGATGTATATTATACCAATACGGCTTTTCCTACATCTATCAAAAAACTTTTGACCATCAATTATTTTGACACATATCCGGTTGGAACTCCCGGCAGTCCTTCTCAGGTACTAACCCAGAATATACTTCCTGATGAGGCACAAGCCGACGGCTTAAGCACCATAGGATTACCTACAGCCTCTTATATCAATATGATTGAGAGCAGCGGGTGGACAAGAAATTATAACTGGTATGATCTTAAAGGAAGGGTAGTCAGTACCTATAGCTATAATTATTTAGGGGGATACACAAGGCTGGAATCCCAACTTGATTTTGCCGGGGTTGCACAGAAGATTAATACGATACACAGAAGACAGGCATCATCCCCTGTTGTCAATATCAAAGAAAGATTTGTTTATTCTGACCAGAACGTACTTTTAAAGCGTTACCATCAGGTGGATAATAACCCTGAAGAACTGCTGGCAGAATATCATTACGATGACAAAGGGCGCATAGATAATAAGACGGTAGGAAACACTCTCCAGTCTATAGATTTTACTTATGATATAAAAGGATTGCTTACAGGAATAAATAACAGTGTGATTGATAATCTGCCCGCAAGCGGAAAATTATTCTCATATGATATCCGTTATCAAAATCCGGAATCTTCTGCCTCCTCAGCCCGCTATAACGGAGCTATTTCCGAAGTTAGCTGGAAAGCGTCTAATATCAATATCAAAAAGAGATATAATTATACCTATGATAAGCTGAACAGGCTAACAGAAGCGGTATATTCCCATCCGATAGATTTTGTTCCCGTTAATCATTTCAATGACGAGAAAGTAACTTATGATTCCAATGGAAATATCATTACCCTTAAAAGAAATGCCAAAAATCCGGTAAGCCTGACTCCACAAATGATCGATGAGCTTCAGTACAGTTATAACGGTAACAGGTTGCTTTCTGTAAATGATAACTATAATACAACAGGTTACGAAGGCGGAGGAAATGCAATAGGGTATGATGTCAACGGAAATATGACCAGCATGCCGGATAAAAGTATTCAGAATATAGGATACAATTTTCTGAATCTTGCAAATTCCTATTCTATCAATAAGAACGGAACACAGAATATCCAATACACCTACAGGTCAGACGGTGCCAAAATAAAAAAAGCATATGTCACAAACAATAATGACGGGTCTTCGGAAAATACCGTTACGGATTACCTGGACGGTTTCCAGTATGTGCTGACCACAGGAGCCACAAGTTCATTTATGCGTTCCCGGACGGCATTTGAACCGGATGCCTACATATTATCTGCCTGGGAACCGGTTCCGGCAGCTGAGCTTCAGTTTTTCCCGACTGCGGAAGGGCTTTACGATTATAAAACAAAACAGTATATTTACCAGTACAAAGACCATTTGGGAAATGTAAGGATAAGTTATAAAAGCAATAACGGTTCTCCCCAGATTGTAGACCAGAATGATTATTATGCATTCGGGATGAACATCGTCGGAGAGCAGAAATCAGTTTTTAATACGGGCAGTTATTATAATTACAAATATGGACAGAAGGAACTTCAGGAAAGCGGTTTTTATGATTTCGGGGCCAGGATGTACATGCCGGATCTGGGGAGGTGGAACAGTATTGATCCTTTGGCGGAGCATATGAGAAGACATTCTCCATACAATTATGCATTTAATAACCCGGTAAACTTTATAGATCCGGATGGGATGAAGGCTTTACCGCCTCAGGAACCTATGCAATGGTTAGCTCCGGCTAATGGTATGTTTACATATTACGCCAGCGGGGGACGAGGAGACAGGGCCAGTATTCTGACATTTTTAGGATTGAACGACCAGTTATCCCCTATTATCGCTGATATGGGCGGCGGCGGTGGTGGCGGTGGAAGTTATGGATTGACAGCCGGTACGCCGTTTGGCCAAACTTCGGCTTACAGAGATATTATGAATGCTTGGCGAAATGGGGGAACAGCCGGATTGACGAATACTAATGGACGAATGACTTGGTGGACAGATATGTCCGATACAGGAGTAGCCGGTGATATACAGGGGTTAAGCGGACATAGTATCAGACTTGCTGAAATGTCCAGCCCCTTTGGTAATAGTATCACGGGTTCTTTCGATTGGATTCAAAGCCATCCAAGAGAATTTACAGCAATAGCAGGAACTGTTGAGGGTTCTTCACAGTTAGTAAGTTGGGGAATAAGAAATTGGAACGCCCCTTCAAGTATAGCAAAAAGCCGTATTTTTGCAGAAACTATAAGTACAAGATTGCCGGCTTCTGCTCAAGCATTGGGTAAATTTTCGACAGCTTTAAAATGGGGAGGTAGAGCCGTCGGTGCCATTGGTTTGGCAAATACTGCTTATCAATGGTCTGAAGGAAATATTTCTGATGCAAGGGCTATCGCTGATGGAGTAATGGGAGTTGTAGGCTTTTTCGGACCTTGGGGAGCAGCTGCATCACTCGTATACTTTGGAGGAATGGCAATTTATGAAACGTATTATAATGATGGTAAACCTGCATTTTAA